ATCAGTTTGAGCTCTCATTTCATTAATTGTAGCATTCATTGTTTTCATGTCCATGTTCTTCCATGGAGAATACTAAGAACAAGGACCATACCTTAATCATCTTTTTGTTCTAAGTGGCTGCACGAAACCCAGgttataatagaaaacaaaactgttcaCTGGGCAATAGTGATACGAAAAGAGAAGCAATGCAATTAGAAAATTCCTTGGGGGATAATAGACCTTTGGCTCCTGTGgtgttttgtattatttctagGGAAAGGCCTTTGTAAATGGACTTGGGGAACTACAGCACCATCACGGAGTTTATCCTCCTCGGGCTCTCTGCCAATCCCCACGTCCAGGCTGCACTCTTTGTGCTCTTCCTGGGGATTTACCTGCTGACCATCATGGGGAACCTGATGCTGCTGCTGGTGATCAGGATTGATTTTCACCTGCAcacacccatgtacttcttcctgagTCACCTCTCTTTTGTCGATATCTGCTTCTCTTCGGTCACTGTGCCCAAGATGCTGGAGAAccttctgtctcaaaagaaaacaatatcagTAGAGGGCTGCCTTGCTCAAGTCTTCTTTGTGTTTGTTGCTGCAGGAACTGAAGCCTGTCTGCTTTCTGcaatggcctatgaccgctatgctGCCATCTGCCACCCTCTGCTGTATGGACAGATCATGAGTAAACAGCTGTATATGCAGCTTGTGTGGGGTTCGTGGGGACTGGGCTTTCTGGATGCACTCATCAACATCTTCCTAGCTGTGAAGATGGTCTTCTGCAAGGCCCAAATCATCCCCCACTACAGCTGTGAAatgccctctctcctctcactgTCCTGTTCCGATATCTCCAGCAACCTCATTGCCTTGCTCTGCTCCACTCTTCTACATGGACTCGGAACCTTCCTTTTGGTCTTCTTATCCTACACCCGTATAATCGCCACCATCCTGAGCATCAGCTCCACCTTAGGCAGAAGTAAGGCCTTttccacctgctcctcccacctcaTCGCAGTGACCCTTTACTATGGCTCAGGTTTGCTCCGCCATCTAATGCCAAATTCAGGTGCGCCCCTTGAGCTGATCTTTTCTGTGCAGTATACTGTAGTCACTCCCATGCTGAATCCTCTCATCTATAGCCTGAAGAACAAGGAGGTGAAGGCAGCTCTGGCAAGAACTTTGGAAAAGTATTTGCAACATATCAGGTGCTGAAATGAAAACAGAGCATGGTGGAGAACTGGAACATATCTGCATACAAAAGGATATTAAGTGAGTTTACAATAGTAAGCTGTACTCCTAACTACTTACAATGTCAGATGCCGCAACCTAAATTAGAAGTGCATGTGACAATGACACAAAGTAATTATAGGAAGGATGGTTCAATTTCTTTTCAAGGcaaacaaattattaaataataagaaagttTTGTGATGAACATATTGGTTcacttttctcattctaaaatatttcaccTTAGGCTTTCATTTAGAAAAGTcattagttggggcgcctgggtggcgcagtcggttaagtgtccgacttcagccaggtcacgatctcacggtctgtgagttcgagccccgcgtcgggctctgggctgatggctcagagcctggagcctgtttccgattctgtgtctccctctctctctgcccctcccccgttcatgctctgtctctctctgtcctaaaaataaataaacgtggaaaaaaaaaattaaaaaaaaaaaaagaaaagtcattagtttcattgatctgtcattattttttttaatgtttatttattttttgagacagagagagacagagcatgaatgggggaggggcagagagagagggagacacagaatcggaaacaggctccaggctctgagccatcagtccagagcctgacgcggggctcgaactcacggaccatgagatcgtgacctgagctgaagttggacgctcaaccgactgagccacccaggcaccccatctatcATTATGTTTTATTGAGTTTTGGGCATACACATCTGAGAAGAATGTAGGGCCCTGGatctataaaagagaaaagtcataGATAAGGGTAAACGGTGAGAAAGATAAAGACTTCCAACTGGGTGACCACAGGAGACACACATGAAAAGCTGAAAGTTCTGCAGAGAAACAATAATCATATTGAGGCAGAGCTCAGACTCTTAAAATTTCCAAGAACTTTTATGTATGTGTGGAGTGATGGCCAGATCTCCAGTGAGAGAGGCTGCAAGGAGGCTCTATGTCTCTAGGAACCTCACTTCTCACCTAGCCTTCACTCAGACttgtattttctataataagcTGACCTTATCTGTGTTCTTTTGCTTGTAGAGTACAGGCTATGAGCTTTAGACAAATAATCTGGTTTTGATCTCATCACAAGTGAATTCTGAAATTGTCCTTGCCTCTCATCTTTCGGCTGTCAAACAATTGGTTACTGTTTAGGGACCAGTGGTTTGCTGGATTTAAGGTACTGCATCACCTCCAActaattcatttttatctataaaatataaacccaggggcgcctgtgtggctcagtcagttaagcgtccaactcttgatttcagctcaggtcatgatgtcacaattgtgagattgagccccacgtcaggctctcttgTTGgacgtggagcctgcctaagaatatctctctcccgctctctctctctctctgcccctccctaacttgcacatacacgtgtgtgtgtgtgtgctctctaaataaataaataagtaaatgaataaataaacaaacaaacccattCTCACATTGCttctcatttgtttaaaatttttttagggtttacttatttttgagagagagagagacagagtgcaagtgggggaaggggcagggagagggagacagaatctgaagcaggctccaggctctgagctgtcagcacagagtccaacatggggctcaagctcacgaaccgcaaaatcatgacctgagttaaagtcaagagtctgactgaaccgactgagctaccccggCACCCCTGCTTCTGATTTGTTTAATCTACATTTTACTATTCTCTAATTCATTGTAGttgagaaaaaaggggaaaagtaaGTACAAACTATTGAATTCACTTAATATTAGcttacatttttctcaagctaCTTTCATAAACTCACTTTGTCCCAGTTGTCAGTTATACAGGCTTTTCATCCTCATCTAGCCATTGATAACTCACAGAAAGGGCCTCTTCTCATCTGATACTCCAGAAAACTCCAAATACATTATCTCGCTCCACAGACAACAGAATATTCAaggccttctttggattctctgacCTAAGGTGAAGCATCAGTGAACCCTCCAAGGTCAAGCTTTCTATGGTGAAGGGAAGTTTACGGCACTGCACCTGAGAAGAAGGCTGGTTATAATCAGTGCGCAAACGTCACAGAATGATAGTAATTGTCACAGAAAGATACCAAGAGACTCAGTCAAATTCcctttagaataaataaaagatatgaaaTCATAACTGCGTGAAGACATCCCTTCAAATCTAAAGGCTCAGCAGTTGCTCCTTTGGAGGGGCAATGACCTTGAACTTTGATGCCCAGAGTGCTACACCATTGCTTACTATACTGCCTGATCAGCGACAGGATCCTCTCTAGGCCTCAGAGAAGCTCTTCTTACCATTCCCTCAAGGGTTTTTGTATTTCCGGCCTGCAGAAATTCGGGAGATTCTGCCTGCGTTTTGGCCTTCCCAAGAGACAAAAATAACTAGTAATGATCCTATTATACACCTGAGTGCTTAGTGTTAAAAGGTTGAATTTATGGGAAAATTTTCAATATTAATTTCCCAGGAACACCATTTCCTAAGCATGCCTGAAGTTTCTTCCTCTAAGACAGGTGACAAAAAAGGCAGCAAATATGCCAGAGAGGGAGTCTTGCAGTGTGACAGTTCATgagaagtttgtcaattttaccCTGATTTCATCATGTTCTTTGCTTTTACTTAACACCTTTGCACTCTATTCTATTACTTTTATCACTTTATCTTTACAAAAAATATCACACttacaaaaaaatgtataaagcatATATGTACCAGTTAAAGAATgattatgaaatgaaaacatacataccCACTACTCAGCTTAAGAAATTATTcattctaggggctcctgggtggctcagtcgattgagcgtccaactcttgatttaggctcaggtcgagatctcatGGTTGttagatggagccctgcatcaggctccatgctggaagtggagcctgcttaagattccctctctcttcctccatccctccccagcactttgtgtgtgtgtgtgtgtgtgtgtgtgtgtgtgtgctctctctctctcaaaaactacaatttttttaaagaaattattcattttactaCCTCTCCTTCACTCCCCAAAACTGACTACTCCTCtgaattttttaatcatttcctttggttttctttacataatttacttttgcctgtttctgaactttatttatttttttttaattttttttttcaacgtttatttatttttgggacagagagagacagagcatgaacgggggaggggcagagagagagggagacacagaatcggaaacaggctccaggctctgagccatcagcccagagccggacgcggggctcgaactcccggaccgcgagatcgtgacctggctgaagtcggacgcttaaccgactgcgccacccaggcgcccctgaactttatataaatagaattaggATATATTTATTGTTGTGACTTGCTTCTTTTCATCCATAGGAAGTTATCACCAGAGCCCTGGTTTGGGGACTCCGCTGTGATGTGTCTAAAATTGCTAACATATGCTGCTGCTTACCTCAGTAAGGGATTCTATGCCCTTTGGCCTAAGATGGGAGTTTTCAGATTTGGTCCCTAACTAATACTTTTCTCAGGTTACGGGTTTAGAGACCAAATGCACCTTCTGACAAGGCATACACTGGAATGTAGAACTGAAATGATGACATAGGTAATTCAGCAATAAATTtcaataaactagaaaaattCACTCCCTATTTTATTCTGATATTGCAGCAGAATCAGCAActctagagacagaaagcagattggtagGTGCCTGAGAATGTAAAGGAGGGAAGAATGGAGAGTTACTTCTTAATGTGTACGGGGTTTTCTTTTGAGCTGATGAAAGTCTTTTGGCTCTAGATAGCGGTGGTGGGTAcacagcattgtgaatgtactaaatggcactgaattgtgtactttatgtattttttaagttgttatttaaattccagggagttaacatatagtgtaatactagtttcaggtgtacaaatagtgattcaacgcttccatacatcaccctccACCCATGCCCCcttccacctcccttctggtaaccatcagtttgttctctatagttaagatctgtttcttggtttgcctctctctctctctctttttttttttttttgtctctttgctcatttatctcttaaattccatatatgagtaaaatcatgtggtaTGTGTCTtcctctggctgacttatttctcttaacattatactctctagctccatccatatcactgcaaatggcaagatttcattctttcttatgggtAATATCCATTGTATATGtttatcacatcttctttatccattcatccgaggatggacatttgggctctttccataatttggctattgtagataatgctgctgtacccctttgaattagtatttttattatcttttttaaaaaaatatctattgcacctaagtggctcagtccgttgagcttccgacttcggctcaggtcatgatatcacagttcgtgggttcaagccccacgtcaggctctgtgctgacagctcagagcccagagcctgcttcagattctgtgtctctctctctctctctctctgcccctcccctgctcatgctctgtttctctctctctctctctctcttctctctctctttcaaaaataaataaacattaaaaaaattaataaataaaataaaactatttatttactttcgagaaagagcatgagcaggagaggagcggagagagaaaaggacagaggatccaacgtgggctccacactgacagcagcagcctgatgtgggactcaaactcacgaaccacgagatcatgacctaagccaagctGAATACTCAACatactgagacactcaggcacctcagtagttttatattctttgggcaaatacctagtagtttaattgctgggtcatagagtatttctatttttaaagttttgaggaaactccatactgtttccagagtggctacaccagtttgcattccaaccaacagcaTAGGAGGgtccccctttccccacatcctcgctAACACCTGATACttcttgtgttgctgattttggccattctgacaggtatgaggtaatattGTGATTTTGactcgtatttccctgatgattcgtatttccctgatgatcagtgatgttacgtatcttttcatgtgcctgttggccatctatatgtctttgaaaaatgtctatttgtgtattctgcccatttttaactggattattcatttttgaggtgctgagtttgataaattctttatagattttggatactcatcctttatcaggtatgctgtttgcaattatcttctcccattccaaaggttgccttttagtttcattgattgcttccttcactgcgCAATAGCTTTTTATCTCCAAACCAATcagtgatacaccacattaataaaagaaaagaaccatatgattttttcaatagatacagaaaaagcatttgacaaagtacaatatacattcatgattttaaaaaccctcaacaaaatagggttagagggaacatacctcaacataataaaagccatatatgaaaaactcacagcaaataccatcctcaacagggaaaaaccaagagcttttcctctatagtcaggaacaagatagggatgtctactctcaccactgttacttaaCATAacactggaagtcctaaccacagcaatcagacaacaaaaagaaataaatacatccaaattggcaaagaagaagggaaaatttcactatttgcagatgacatgatactctatatagaaaacctgaaagactccaccaaaaaaatgctagaactgatacacaaatacAGTAAAGTcgcagatacaaaatcaatgtacagaaatgtgttgcatttctatacaccaataatgaagcagcagaaagagaaattaagaaatctatcccatttacaattgcaccaacaaCAATacgatacctaggaataaacctaaacaaagtggtgaaagacctatactctgaaaactgtaaaacagtgatgacagaaattgaagatgacacaaagaaatggaaagacattccatgcttatggatcagaagaacaaatattgttaaaatatccaaagcaatctacacatttaatgcaatccctatcaaaataccaacagcatttttcacagagttagaatcctaaaatttgtatggaaccacaaaagaccccaaatagccaaagcaaccttgaaaaagggAAGCAAAGCTACATGCATCAAAGCTcaagacttcaagctatactacaaagctgtagtgatcaaaacagtatggggctggcataaaaatagacacagagatcaacgGAATAGAacataaaacccagaaatgaacccacagctatatggtcatTTAAggtttgacaaagaaggaaagaatatcccctGGGAAAAAGTCTactcaacaaatgatgttgggaaaactggacagcaacatccagaagaatgaaaccagaccactttcttacaccatacacaaaaataaattcaaaatggattgaagacctacatatgagacagaaaaccattaaaatcctaaaggagaacataggcagtaacctctttgacatggACCAtaccaacttcttactagatatgtctcctgaagcaagggaaacaaaagcaaaaattaactattgagACTTAGTCAGAATTGTgtgctttaaaatggttaattttatggtaCATGGATTTtatctcaaagaaaaatattagtatCTTTATTCTCACAGCTGTTATAGATATCCTGAGACATAAGATTGTAACGAACAATCCTCAATTCTtcttcagaaaatttatttggaacaagcactttatttcaaatatttattttaggaaaggATGTAGCaatttcagaataaatttaaataataatag
The Lynx canadensis isolate LIC74 chromosome B4, mLynCan4.pri.v2, whole genome shotgun sequence DNA segment above includes these coding regions:
- the LOC115518691 gene encoding olfactory receptor 8S1-like yields the protein MDLGNYSTITEFILLGLSANPHVQAALFVLFLGIYLLTIMGNLMLLLVIRIDFHLHTPMYFFLSHLSFVDICFSSVTVPKMLENLLSQKKTISVEGCLAQVFFVFVAAGTEACLLSAMAYDRYAAICHPLLYGQIMSKQLYMQLVWGSWGLGFLDALINIFLAVKMVFCKAQIIPHYSCEMPSLLSLSCSDISSNLIALLCSTLLHGLGTFLLVFLSYTRIIATILSISSTLGRSKAFSTCSSHLIAVTLYYGSGLLRHLMPNSGAPLELIFSVQYTVVTPMLNPLIYSLKNKEVKAALARTLEKYLQHIRC